CGAGCGGTGCTTCATGCCTGCCAGATTGACGATTACTGTCTTATTGGCATGGGCGTGCTCATTCTTGATGGCGTTCACATTGAACACCATGTGCTCATTGGCGCCGGCAGTGTCGTACCCCCCGGCAAACGCCTGGAGAGCGGCTTTCTTTATCTTGGCAATCCCGTGAAGGCCATTCGCCCGCTGTCAGAGGAGGAATTGCGCCATCTGGATTACTCCGCTGCGCATTATGTGCGGCTGAAAAACAATTATTTAACCCCTTAAGCCATCAACAGGTAAGGAAACTGCTGGTGCAGCAATTCACAGACTTTTTGCTGGTGCGCTTTGCTTTTCAGAATCAGCAAGACCGTATCATCTCCGGCGATGGTTCCAAGAATACCCGAGTCGGAAGGCTCCTGTGCGCTGAATGACACGTATTTGCGATCCAGATAATAGGCAAGACTGCTGGCATTGCCGGGATGGGTTTGCAACACAATGAGACCAAAATCGGAAACCTGACAATTCAATACCAGCGGCAGCCCCGGCTGATGGTAATCAATGACCTTGTAAAATCCGGCCACTTTGGCAATTTTCATTTTTTTCAAACGCCGCGACAAGGTCGCCTGGGGAATATCATAGCCTCTTTTTTTCAAACTCTGCTGCAAATCACTCTGCTCGGCAATCACTTCGGTTTGCACAATGTTCACGATTAAATCATCAATAATCTCGTCATGGGACAAGCGCTTCTCCTTGCATATGTATCAAATAAAAATGGAATTATATTCAATTTTAATTGACAGTACAAATGCCGGTCTGTATATTCAAAAAATGATTAAATTTTGGATATAAATTCGATGAAGTGGTATTTTTATTTTATTTTAATGCTTGCGTTTGCTTTTGTTTCTGGCTGCGAACAGCATGAAGCAAGCGATGAACTGCATTTTTCAACCTCCGCAGAATATCCACCCTTTGAATACGTGGATCATGGCGAACTCAAAGGCTTTGACATGGATTTAGCCAGACTTATCGCCCAAGAAATGGGAAAGACGGCGGTTTTCGACAACATGCAATTCAGCACGGTGCTGCCGGCGGTCACCTCCGGTCAGGATGATGCCGCCATTGCTACCATAACCATCACCGATGATCGCCAGAAAAACGTTGACTTTTCGACACCCTATTATTTCGAGGGTATGGCGGCGGTTTACCCTGACAGCCAGCCGGTCACCCAAGCATCCCAGTTGGCTGGCAAAAAAATCGCGGTGCAGCTGGGTTCAGTCATGGAAATTTGGGTAAGGCAGGCCTTTCCTCAAGCCCGGATAACAGCCCTGGATAACAACAATCAGGCGGTTGAAGCCTTGATTGCCGGTCATGTCGACGTGGTGCTCATGGATGGTGTGCAGGGGCGAGTGTTCAGCCAAAAGAACCCAGGCTTATCCTACCGCCTCGTCGGCCAGGCAAAACAGGGTTATGGCATTGCGGTAAAAAAAGGCTCCCCCTTGACGGCGCAAATCAATCAGGCGCTTAAACGCTTAGCGGAAAAAGGCGAGATTCAAAAACTGAAAGCACACTGGTTTAAGGAGACGCTATGAACGAATTGAGCCAGAATGTATGGTTTGTGGGCCAGGGCATTACCCTCACCCTGCAACTGCTCGCTGGAGGAATTACTCTCGGCCTGGTGCTGGGAAGTGTGTGGGCTATCTGCCGCTATTACCACTTCGCCAGTTGGAGCATTAACCGGCTGATTTCGATTCTGCGCGGCACACCGCTGATTTTACAGTTAAGTCTGATTTATTTCTCAGCGCCAGCCCTAACCGGAGTAAGACCCGGCATTTTGGCCGCAGGCATTCTTGCTTTCGGGCTTAACAGTTCTGCCTATTTTGCCGAAATCCTGCGCGCCGGTATTGAGAATTTACCAAAAGGACAATTTGAAGCCGCAGCCACACTTAAAATTCCCACGTTTTACCTTTGGAAAGACATTATTTTACCCCAGGTGACCCGGGCGATTTTTCCAGCGATCATTAATGAAATCATTGCGCTGCTGAAAGAAACCGCCTTGATCTCAACCATCGGCGGCATGGATTTAATGCGTAACGCCCAATCGCTGGCAGCCCAGCAATTTACTTATTTCATGCCCTTGTGCATTGCCGGTTGCTACTACTACAGCCTGGTCCTGTTCATTGAATGGCTTGGCAAAACGATTGAAAAACGAGGTGTCTATGATACAAATCACTAATGCCTGCAAACAATTCGGCAAAACCACCGTTTTGAATCAAATCAATTTAACCATAGCCGCCAACAGCGTTGTCGGCCTTGCCGGTCCTTCCGGCAGCGGTAAATCGACCTTGTTGCGTTGTATACAGCAACTTGAAAAACTCGACCGCGGCGGCATTGAATTAGCGGGTAAAAGCGGATTTATGTTTCAGGATTTTCAACTGTTTCCGCACATGACGGTTCTTGATAATCTGGTTTATGCACCAAGCCTTCATGAAAAAGGCATCAATCACGAAGGCCGCGCATTGGAACTACTGGCGGTATTAGGGCTTGAATCAAAAGCCCATGCTTTTCCGCAGCAATTGTCCGGCGGACAAAAGCAGCGTGTGGCTCTGGCGAGAAGCCTGATGATGAAACCGGATTTACTGCTTTGCGACGAGCCAACATCCGGTTTGGACAGAGGCAGCATGAATGATGTCGCCGCCTTGCTGAATCAGGTGAAAGGAATGAACGTCACCATGGTGATTGCCTCCCATGATTTACCTTTCTTAACCGGCATCGCTGAACGCGTGGTGGTCATTAACCAGGGCAATCTGATTGCGGATTTAATGACCGCTGACTTAATCGACCCGATAGCCGCCCTGCAAACGTATTACTAGGAGATAACATGAAAAAAACAATCAATAAAATTGCCCTCGCCTATTCAGGGGGGCTCGATACGTCCGTCATGATTCCCTGGCTTAAGGACCATGTGCGCGGTGCTGAGGTCATTGCGGTGATTTGCGATCTCG
This Legionella sp. MW5194 DNA region includes the following protein-coding sequences:
- a CDS encoding ArgR family transcriptional regulator — translated: MSHDEIIDDLIVNIVQTEVIAEQSDLQQSLKKRGYDIPQATLSRRLKKMKIAKVAGFYKVIDYHQPGLPLVLNCQVSDFGLIVLQTHPGNASSLAYYLDRKYVSFSAQEPSDSGILGTIAGDDTVLLILKSKAHQQKVCELLHQQFPYLLMA
- a CDS encoding substrate-binding periplasmic protein codes for the protein MLAFAFVSGCEQHEASDELHFSTSAEYPPFEYVDHGELKGFDMDLARLIAQEMGKTAVFDNMQFSTVLPAVTSGQDDAAIATITITDDRQKNVDFSTPYYFEGMAAVYPDSQPVTQASQLAGKKIAVQLGSVMEIWVRQAFPQARITALDNNNQAVEALIAGHVDVVLMDGVQGRVFSQKNPGLSYRLVGQAKQGYGIAVKKGSPLTAQINQALKRLAEKGEIQKLKAHWFKETL
- a CDS encoding amino acid ABC transporter permease, encoding MNELSQNVWFVGQGITLTLQLLAGGITLGLVLGSVWAICRYYHFASWSINRLISILRGTPLILQLSLIYFSAPALTGVRPGILAAGILAFGLNSSAYFAEILRAGIENLPKGQFEAAATLKIPTFYLWKDIILPQVTRAIFPAIINEIIALLKETALISTIGGMDLMRNAQSLAAQQFTYFMPLCIAGCYYYSLVLFIEWLGKTIEKRGVYDTNH
- a CDS encoding amino acid ABC transporter ATP-binding protein encodes the protein MIQITNACKQFGKTTVLNQINLTIAANSVVGLAGPSGSGKSTLLRCIQQLEKLDRGGIELAGKSGFMFQDFQLFPHMTVLDNLVYAPSLHEKGINHEGRALELLAVLGLESKAHAFPQQLSGGQKQRVALARSLMMKPDLLLCDEPTSGLDRGSMNDVAALLNQVKGMNVTMVIASHDLPFLTGIAERVVVINQGNLIADLMTADLIDPIAALQTYY